One Cydia amplana chromosome 18, ilCydAmpl1.1, whole genome shotgun sequence DNA segment encodes these proteins:
- the LOC134656645 gene encoding phosphomevalonate kinase: MAPRIILLFSGKRKSGKDYLTDHLQKLLGDRCEVIKISQPIKSHWAKEKNLNLNELLSDTEYKEQHRLEMIKWSDEMRDQDYGCFCRVACQNATDRPIWIVSDIRRKTDICWFKETYGNLIRTIRITADEDTRVKRGYKFKEGIDDVASECDLDDYTLWDLVIDNGKGREQLQEQLGSILGLLSHL, from the exons ATGGCTCCGCGTATCATCTTGTTGTTTAGTGGCAAAAGGAAGTCTGGGAAAGATTACTTGACAGACCACTTGCAGAAGTT GCTGGGAGACCGATGTGAAGTGATAAAGATATCTCAGCCTATAAAGAGTCATTGGGCGAAGGAGaagaatctgaatctgaatgaGCTGCTCAGCGACACTGAGTACAAGGAGCAGCACCGATTGGAAATGATAAAGTGGAGCGACGAGATGCGAGACCAAGATTACGGCTGCTTCTGTAGAGTCGCTTGTCAAAATG CCACAGACAGACCCATATGGATAGTCAGCGACATCAGACGCAAAACTGATATCTGCTGGTTCAAAGAAACTTACGGGAATCTCATCAGAACTATCCGTATAACTGCAGATGAAGATACCAGAGTCAAAAGAGGATACAAGTTCAAGGAAGGCATAGACGATGTCGCTTCAGAGTGTGATTTGGATGATTATACTCTGTGGGACCTGGTCATAGATAATGGGAAAGGAAGAGAGCAGCTACAGGAGCAGTTAGGCAGTATTCTGGGATTATTGTCCCACTTATGA